The Verrucomicrobiota bacterium genome includes a window with the following:
- a CDS encoding MotA/TolQ/ExbB proton channel family protein, producing GLLGTVVGMMEAFQEIQRIGAGVSVSNLAGGIWKALVTAAAGLIVSIPCYIVYNYIVSVIRGIVYDMEKVSLELIAFFSARPENVISMEDKTSKMPSKITNIDAEESKTDKK from the coding sequence GGTTTACTCGGGACGGTGGTCGGGATGATGGAGGCTTTCCAAGAAATCCAAAGGATCGGGGCCGGAGTGAGTGTGAGTAACTTAGCGGGAGGAATCTGGAAGGCTCTTGTCACGGCTGCTGCCGGGTTAATCGTTTCGATCCCTTGTTACATCGTTTATAATTACATTGTCTCCGTCATACGAGGGATTGTGTACGATATGGAGAAGGTTTCTTTGGAACTCATCGCCTTTTTCAGTGCCCGTCCGGAAAATGTGATCTCGATGGAGGATAAAACCAGTAAGATGCCTTCGAAAATCACGAATATTGATGCGGAAGAATCGAAAACCGATAAAAAATAA